From Hemitrygon akajei chromosome 15, sHemAka1.3, whole genome shotgun sequence:
TACCACCCTGATTTCGTCGTCTACCTAAGCGCCTGTTCAAAAACCTCAGACCAGCTTGTGCGACACGACATCGCAAGCACAAAACTAAGCTGTTCCCCTCAATTCTTCCCAATGCAAATGCTGTCAGATACCTGCCCTCAGAAACCCCCGTCCCTCAGTAAATTTCCTAGCAGAGATCGTCACGGGCCTGCAGATGCCTGGGTTGCTCTTGAATATAGGTGCATCATAAAACACCTGCCTGTATCTCAGACTTGACAAAAATAAACATCTCCGCTAGGCCTTTGCAATGTACTCTAGAGCTTCCCAAAGTACCCCAAGAAACGCTGGATCAAGCCACGGGGATTTCTCCAAATTAATAAGTATCAGGATTAGAATAGAAATGTTGTAGACAAATCACTTCTCCCTGCTAAGTAGTTCGTTGGATAGGGTCAAGGGAGAGAGGTGGAGGAAGGGCATGCTTTGCTCACTTCGACCGGATTAAAAATACGGAGTTGTTGGATGCAGAAATACGTAAGTGAGCTACTTTAAGATTCTCCAGAGGTAACAGATGCCAAGCTCAGACGGGTGGATTCCGGTTGATGTAAATTTTATCTTTGGCCATTATATCAACTACTCTCTTCGTCAACAGAAAATTACAAAAACAGTTGCTGAAAAGGAATACTTTCTGAACGACTTTACCCCAGCATCTTACATCTCAGAATATAAACAAAAATAAGCACGCATAAAATAAGCATACGTTAATGTTGTAGTTCTATATAATTTAGCATTGGGCTTGAGAGATGGCAGGGCCGCAAGGCTTCAAGAAAAGGAAATCGCTTTTCGCTGATTCTGGAGACAGGCAGACCGAGTACTGAGGCAGTCCTGGCACGTGGACTACCTGGTCCGTACCAGGATAGCGTAAAGTTTCCGCCATTGCAGATCTTCGATTAAAAGTGTCCTGAATATCTCCACGTTTGTAATAATAACTGGGGGAAGTGTACTGTTTGGGGTTATCTCTGTCCTGTTTACACTTGATCCCGAAAAGCACAATGATAATCAGAAGAAAGACAATGGAAGTGCAACTGAAAATTACTAATAAATAAAGATGTAGATCGGATAAAGATTCTGAATTTCTCACTAAATTACTTCTTTTAGTGGGAGTTTCGGTGCTATTCTGCAGGATTGTGATGTGAAGTGTAACTGTGCTAGATAGGCTTGGCTGCCCGTTGTCTTTAACCAAGATTACCAACGTTTGTGTGTTGCGATCCGACTCCAAGATTTTACGCGTTGTTCTGATTTCACCAGACGTTTGATCGATAATAAACAAACTGGGATCAGTAGCGTTCACCATTTGATAAAAGAGTCGCCCGTTCTGACCAGAATCTGCATCAGTGGCCAGTATCTTGGTGACCAAGTACCCCTGAGCCGCTGACTGGGGCAGGGTTTCCACGGCTGATGATCCAACATGCTCTGAAGGTGAAACAATCACTGGCGCGTTGTCATTTTGATCCAGGATGATGACATTCACAGTAGCGATGCTGCTCAACGGTGGCACTCCAGCGTCACGGGCTTGAACATGGATCTGAAAACTTTTCAGTTCCTCATAGTCAAAAGAGCGCAGAGCGTAAATGGTGCCATTTATAGAGTTAACGTTCAGGTACGTGGACACTGGCAAGTTTTGAATATAATTGCCCAGAATGGAATAAGAAACATAGGAATTCTGCTCCAGATCAGGATCAGAAGCCGTTACTGCGAAGATAGAAGCGCCAGGAGAGTTATTTTCAGTCACGTAAAAGTTGTAGGGCAATTCAGCAAAGCTTGGGGCATTATCATTTATATCTGTAACTACGATATGGATGGTTACATTTGCTGACAGAGACGGTGACCCCAAATCCCAGGCTGAAATAAGTATTTTATAATCAGACATAGTTTCACGGTCCAACGTTCCACTTGTAATTAATTTATAATGATTGGACGATCTTTGTAGCATAAAAGGGACGTTCTGTGCTATTTCGCAGCGCACTTGACCGTTCTTTCCAGAATCACGATCGATAATATCAACGAAGGTGATTACATTCCCGGGCGTAGCGTTTTCCGAGATTTGGTTTGTGTCTGACGTCACTTTTATCTCGGGTGCGTTATCATTCACGTCAGTTACCTTGATCAGCACTTTCGAGTGCCCCGTCAGCGCAGGTGACCCGTGATCAACAGCTTGAATATCGAGTGAATAGCTGTTTGATTTTTCAAAATCTAGCAGCCCTTTGACTCGAATCTCTCCAGTTTTTGGGTCCAAGGAAAACAAATCACGCATTCTTCGCAATGTAATAACATCACTGAAAGAATATGTTAGCTCTGCATTCAGCCCTTCGTCCAAATCGTGTGCTTTAACTGTTAACACAACGGTATCTTGTGGTGCGTTCTCTGTAATAGTGCCCCTGTAAACATCATGCTCGAATACAGGTGGATTGTCATTAATGTCCAGTACTGTAATGAGAATCTGAGCTGTTCCGGTTCTCtgaggactcccaccatccacagcAGTAAGCACCAGTTGAAAGGATGATTGTAGCTCTCGATCCAAAGGTTTCTCTAACAGCAACTCAGCAATTATAATATCCTCCTCGGTTCTCCGTGTTTTCAGACTGAAGTACTCACTCGAACTGATTGTATAATTAGCGATAGTATTCATTCCAGTATCAGCATCTTCTGCGCTCTTAAGTCGAAAACGTACCCCCGGTGGAATGGCTTCAGACATTTGTAAGGCAATATGTGTGTCCCGAAATGTAGGAGAATTGTCATTTACGTCAAGAATCTCCACTTCGCCGCGATACATCTCTAGTGGATTTTCCAGCATTATTTCCAAAGGTATAGTACACAAATCTACTTGCCCACAAATACGTTCCCTGTCGATTCTTTCACAAATAGATAAAAGCCCATTATCCAAACTAACCTTCATGTACCGATCTCCGTCATTAGAGCTGAGACGAAATTTACGAGCTGACAAAATCGGTACATTCCATCCCAAATCTTGAGCGATATTCCCAACAATTGTCCCTTCGACCATTTCCTCGGGAATAGAATAACGAAATTGCCCTGGAATTTGATCCGGGACACACACGATAATACTGTGTGCAATTACAGTGATGCTTAATATGGATTTGGACGCCATTGTTCCGCTGTCAATTAATTTACAAATCCAGGCCTCTGCTCAATTCATTCCAAACAAGTCCTTACTACAAGACGTAAACGCAGGCAGATAAATACGGAATCTAAACAGACAGATTTTTACGCCTCAGCTTAACACTGTAATGTAAACGCACGCAATGGTTGTTTCTTCATTGACTCTGTCCTTTTATTCAGGGCGAGGGAGGCGCGATGGATCCAACTGTGAAATTGAGTTTTTTATTGGTAGACAGCGACACAACCAGTTCTTTTCGTCAATTACAACTGCTGCTCTTAAAGCTGTACCGTTCTGCTATAATTAATGGTGCACACCATAAAATGTAGTTGTTGATACAATTGCTCAATTCATTTCATTTTCAACGTTTATCATGGTAAACTATAACAAAACCCATTGATGGCATTTTTGTCATAAATTTAACACGACATGAAAGTTCACTCAGTATACAACAGAGAGCAGATAGGTTTTTTGACCCCTTTTATGATACAATTAGATGAATTGTTTGGTTTCCCTCGTATCCGACCGTGACAGTTAGATTTGTGCATTTGTTCTATGATATGAACTGTTCGAAGAAACATTGCGGGTGAGCTTTTACAATTGAAGGGCCATTGTACTGGAGCAGTTTCAATCCATGGTTACATCTCGAAGAAAATTAAATTGTATATTCAATTTTGTTGTCAAGCTTTATTAGCTAAGTATTGCAATAGATTTGGATCATGAGGGTGTCAGGATAAGAAACAGACGTCGTCTTGCTTGTGCTTGCTGACAATAGCTAGCAATAGATGATGTCAATAATGACTAACCTTTGTCTGAGACTGTTTGACTGATAGAGGAACTGAACGTTGACATGCGGTTCTAACTTTACATACCACGTGGGAACATTTGTGTATTGGCTGACACCTAACGAGTGTTTCTTGCAATCGGTGACTAAGTATGTTCAGCTGTTAGTTATTTACTATAATTTACTATAAAAAATTAAGATGTAGCCTGATGTTGTGGGAATCGTAAGATAACAGCTCCCCGTAATCACGCATTAAAGAATTAACTGTATACCgaggtctgtgtctttatttctgtttgataACCTGGAGAAATTCTCCAACATTAAAATACGGTAAAACAGAGTAGATTCTTCGACCGTAATTTGGCGAAGAGGATAAAATCCTTATGATACAAGATTCCGAACGAATCTATCCGTGAGATTTACTTGAAAGCTAGAGATCCAGATTCGACTGGGGTGAGCCCATCCTGGAGACTCGTTCGACGAAGCGGGATCCAGACCAGACGCGGATGCCGGAACTGTCATCTACCGACCGATGACCAATGAGTTCGAGTAAAGGAACAAGAGTGGAATTGGTAGAAGGGAGCCTGAGAACATCAGGAGAGTAAATTTAGACTAAATTTAAGGAGACCTTGGCGTATGGTAGATGATTTGTCAACCACTGGGGAGAAGCGATTGTAAACATTAAAGAATATTAGATCTTGCATAGTTGTTAAAATTGTCTCAACTGTGGCTGGAGGAGGAAAATGGGTAATAATAACGGTACGTTTCAATGCAAGAATCAAGGAAAAAGACCCGAGGAGAACCATCTCTTCAATCTGATACTCTGGCAAGGCTGCCAATGAATAAGAATACACGCAAGCAGGTCAAAAGTCTGAAGACCAAATAATTCTGAAATGACCTGCTGGTTTCCCGGGGTCCCCCGATAGCAAGATCTGATTGGAAACGAGAGATAGCAGGGCTGCAAACATTGTCTTCTGTGTGGAGTTATGGGGATTGGCTTTATGGTGGATCCATTGTTCTAAAAAGATTTAGCATTGCCGAAATGAAACAAAAGCTGGGGGTGGAGATCctaattggaatttagaagatatGATGTTATGTTTTAACAAATGGGAAGAGGTGGCTAATTGGCACCAACCTTTGAATGTTAAACCAAATTACGCTGAATGCCGAGGTACTCGCATCAGGACCCTCGGCTCCGACCGTCTCAGACCCGGACTATATCTTCCAATAGCACTACCTCCTCCTTATCTGGAGCTTGCAGGTGATATGGAAAAAATAGAAATGGCTGTGAGGGTATGACCGccaacagcaacagcaacaacagCAACAGCCGAGGAGGGGCTCAGACTCTCTTCCAGGCTCCTCACTAATAGTAGGGAATGTCTTGATACATAAAAGCTGCAAGTAAACTAGCAGCTGGCCAAGAATCTAGTTCGGGGATATCcctgaagaaaaaaaaaaacactcgtAAATTGTCGCCGATCAGAGATAACCAGTGTTCCTATGATAGAATCCCTGTCCGAATGGGTTAAAAACAAGCAgggactttttccactgatgaaACACTTGTTATAGCACAGAACGCATCTCTAAATTTGCTTGGACGCCACGCACTCTAAACACTAAATGTGTAATTATTTGCACCTCCGAAGGATCATATCTTGAAACCCCCTGAGTATAGATTACCCCAGCTCCGCACTATAATGCAGTTCTCTACAGTTCAGTGGGGGAAAAGCCTGGGGAGATTGGTTGTGGCAGCAAATAGAAGACGACTTAAAGTGGGAGAATTACTGAATGATGTGATCGGAAGTTGTAAACTAGTATCTGCACTAAATTGTGCTGTGGCCTTCAGGAATCCAGATCCCGATGACGATTATAGTACCAAGCATATTAACATGAAAGTAAGAAGGGGCTAATATTCTTATAGGGTAGGGGTATTTTGGCCCTGAGGGAATAGCAGCTGAGATTCAGTTCAAAAGGAAACAGGAGGAGCTCTTCCTGGGGGGCCAACATTCACTGTCCCATGCCTTACTGGAAGTGAAACCACCTTTTGTGCTTATTGATTTGGGATCATAGGCTGTTCCCCAGATTCATAGGCTGTTCCATTAAACAGTATCTCCTATGTCCAGAAGCCATCAAGAGTTTTAAACTTGTCATAGAGACGTTATTCGAAAACAGGTTCTGCCATGAATTCAAAGCTCTTGCAATACATTGATATTATCCAATCCCAAACCAGGGAGGCCGAGTGAGAAGTTGTTTATCCAGGAACTGCCGGCTATAAATCAGAAAGACCAGCATATTTCACCGAAGGTACCGGACACGAATGTGATACTGGTATAAGAAGATTGATTTGTACTCTTCTTAGTCTTTTTTTCTGTACCATTGCATGAGGACAGTCAATATCTTTTGCCTTCACACATAATGGACAGCAATACATGTGGACATGTATTACACAGTAAATCCAGATTTCCACGCAGCCGCTATTCGTGATGATTTAGTAAATTTACTACTGCCTGGCGGCAGCATTTTTTGCAATATGCAGGCGATTTATTGCTGGCCTCTCAGACGCTGACTGATTTTACAGAAGAATGTGTGCCGTTGTTGAATCATTTTGCTGCCAGAGGACGTACAACCTCCTTGTCAAACTTCCAACTCTGCCGGCCTACAGTGACATATTTGGGGTATATATTGCGCAAAGGGACCTGCCGATTGGGGCCGGAGAGTGTGACTCTCACTGCTCAGTCTCCCAGACCTTCtaataaaagagagatgatacCATTCCTGGCAATGATAAATTACTGTCGACATTGAGGACCTGAATATCGCATCTGAGATGCTGTCTTACGAGTCGCAGTAACGCAGGATGCATCTGATACAATACTATGGACTGAGGATTGCCCTATTACAGCAAGCCGTTCCAGCTGTATGTGAATGAAAATGAGCGTTTCGCAAGCGCAGTATTAACCCAAGGTAGCTTACGAAGACCAGTGGCGTATTTTTCCACCCTATTGCATCGAGTGCTTAGAGGAATGCCAGGATGTTTAAGGACGTTGGTAACGACAGCGGCAGTTGGCGAGAAGTCTGCGCCGTTAATACTACAGCTTGTTTGTATGCTACTGACCCCTCTGCTGCAACGTTGCTCTTTAGCTCAGCAGCTGCGCAACATTTCACTACCGCACGCCGCACGGTGTAATTAAAAGGTCAAATTTGACTTTTAATAGAACACCGGCATTCAGCCCGACCACCCTGTTTCCAGTGACCGGGTCATCACATCCCCATGACTGTATTAAAACCTATCCGCTATGCCCCTTGATAACCGAGAATCAATGCCCTTTACCGAGGGATCTTCGTGCAAGCCGAGCCATCACACCCTATTAGAAAGCGATGCGATAGTGACTGCCTTTGAAACTTTAGAGGTACAAATCGAACCCCAAGGAACTTCAGCTCAGGCAGCGGAGCTATTTGCTCCAACACGAGGGACACACGGTAAATATCTATAAGGACTCTAGGCAGGCCTTGGGGTGGGACATGATTTTGGATCACTTTGGAAACTTCGGGGGTTCATTACTTCTGCGGGAAAACCCATTCAAAATATGTATCTCATAAAAATGTTATAAGCATTGCAACTGCCCAAACAAACTGCTGTCATTAAGTACGAAGCTCACAATAATGGCTCAGAGCCCATTGGTAAGGGAAATGCTGCAGCGGACACATCTCCTAAAGAAGCCGCTAATGCAGGTAAAGTTATGTTAGTACTCTTGTAACTCTTACCCCAAATCTGCATTTCCGACAAAGACAGGACTCTACAAAAGGATAAGGGAGTATAAAAGGAAAAACAGAGTTTTCAGGACTCTGGGTGGGTGTGGAGACATCTGTATAATCTTCTTGTGTGTCACAGGAATCGAGATATTATACATCAATAACGTTTTGCATCCAGACTAACAATAATTGCGGGAGAGGTTGTGCGAAGCTGTGAGATTTGCTAGTGACAACGTGGGGTAAAGTCACCTGCTAAATTTGATCATTTTCCACCTGCGTCGGCACCATTTGCTAATTTGCAGATAGATACCTGCCATTGAGGGTTATAAGTATCGGTATAGTAGATATGTTCTCCAAATGGGGGAGGAGTTTCCCACTAGAAAAGATAACACCCTACCTACAGTTAAGATATTCATGCAGGAAATTATTCCCAGATTTGGGGTACCATGCAGGTAAATTAGTTAACGAATTGGGTCCGGCGTTAGAATTTCTGTTGGAATACCACCTTCAGTAACACTCGCAGTCCTCGGGCCTAGCAGAAAGAATGAATGGAGTATTAAAATATATATTGTCTCAGGTATGTCAGGAAACTGGATTGAAATGGCTCATTATACTTTCTAAGAAAACAGGTCAGACGGACAGCTAAATTGACTCCGTTCGAAGTAGTAATGGAAAGGCCTATACCGCCGGAGTCTCTGCCTCCTTTGATTAGTGCGCAAACGTCCTTACTCAGAACCGGTAAGTAAACCATAGAAGTTTTTAGGGAAAGCATTAAGAGCAAACCGAGTACATGTAGTTGCTGCCTTCCCTAaagcggggggaggggggaagaaaaaCATTCATCCCATTAAACCTGGAGACTGTAAAGATGCTTACGAAAGTCCACCTTTCTTCTAGGTAGAAAGGTGGTGAAATCAGGTGATTCTGGTGACAAGGACTGCTGTGAAATTCTAAGGAAATGCTGGCTGGATATAGGGAACCAAGTGCAATTTGTCTTCATGAAGAAGGGAAGACGGGATACTAAATTATGAAGAAATTACTTTTTTCTTGTGGACAACTGGGGTTTATTATACTGGGGGAAACCTATACTACTTACTTGGGCTTAGCTTATGAACATGCTACGCGGACTAACGTAGTCAGTGGTTGGACGTACATGGGGATTCCTTGGCATAAAGCCAACGCCGTTCAACGAGAAGCAAGAATGCGTCGGCAAATTAGCAAGCTATATCAAAAGCTATTATTGGTAGGAGAAAAAAGAAGGAATGGATACAGGAGGGAATAAATAATCAACATAAGTACAAGCTACACAAAGGTCAATCGGTTTGGTATTCTTTAAGGGAAATTCCATTAAAGGCTGGTATATGACTGGCTGTAAATTAACAAATCATAATGCCTAGATTGTATGTAGCTTCTCAAACAGGCGAAAGCGCAGGTGCAAATAAAACAGGACATGTCAGTTATTGGGAAGGAGTAGTTGTAGCGAAAAGTTTTATTTAAGTTGGGAAACCCCTCATCCATATGGGCTAATTTTGTAATGATCACACTAGTGGTCATGGTTGCACGATGTGCTGGCTCTTGGATAGCTCGGCCTGCAGCTTTCCCTGTAACATTATCCGTACCGGTTAAACTGGAATCTTTCGATCCAGAATATAATGAAAAGGCCTGTTTAAACATGAGGTTTTTACCCCATGAATATGGCATTCTCTACCCAGAGGAAAAACAGAATTGTccagaaaaggtggacaaaacGAAGGGACTGAGGAAGAAAATTAAATTTTGAATTTGGTGTTGTTGTCAAGCTGGACAGGCTAAGCATTGCCCAAGATTTGGATCATGAGAGTGACAGGATATGACGCAGACACTGTCTTGCAATAGACCATGCCAGAATTGAAGTAGTCCTAGTTTTTGCCGAGACTGGTTAATAGAGAAATCGAATGTGGGAATGCAGTTCTAATTTTGTGTACCGCAAAAGTGTAGTACCAAAATGTGTTCTGTATACAGCTGGatatctttttttattattttacgaATTATTACTTTTGAAGGAAATGTAACTTCATTatcattcaaagtaaatattcTTGAGTATTTAATTATAAATTTTCAGTTACGCTAGTTGAGATTTCAAAAACCTGACACTATGGATATCAtcaaatttaaaattaatttcgTGTTTTACATAAGGTGTTTAAATAAGGTTTTTCGGAGAAAGGTGCACGGGCGTGACTAGTACGGTAATCTAATGCTGCTAACGGGCAATGGAAATCATTGTTCACTTTTATTCAAACAATATTTGCGCACAATTTATTCTCCTGTTTAGGACTTTTATTTGCATTGTAAATTCGTATATCCAATGCTTCCAGTTTGGTACAGTATATTTAGAATGTTATTCGCGCTCGATGTCAACCAAGAGATTGGTGTTTGCAGGGAAAAGAGAAGGGTGTTAACGGTTGGATAAATATTTATTTCggagaaacaaaacaaaaattgttACTTTTACTGAGTATTTTAAAGCGTCTGGAGAAAACACAGCAAGAAACTGTATACAGTAGTATCCTAAAAGTAAAGACCAACCATTCAAGGTTGTTGGAATAATTTATAATTGCAAAGACTAGCATCCCTCAAATATCGACGAAATGTTACGTTTGTCTTCTTCAGTACTTCAGAACAACTGGAATAATGGCGAATACTACACTTTGCTTTTGTTCTTTAGCATACTATATAGAGATCCAAGTCTGTAGGTATTGTCGACCTGAGTATTTCCTCATCTATTTTAAAAAGGGCCTCCTTCTATtcggaggctgtgccttctggtcctattCTCCCCCTGGACCCTTTGGCCAGCAAAGCTTTTTTTCTTAGATAACGAGCCCAATATAATTGCGAATATAATGTTACTACTTCCCGCGTTGTTTCTGATGTCTGAGAATTTCTATCAATCTTTAGATTCTATTCCAAAGTTTATATTTGGAGTGACAAGGTCAACATGGACAATAGCAGCTGTGAAATTTCGAATGACATTCACAAAGAACATTACTGTTACACGGCAAGTTTGGTGCCAGAGAAGTTATTTTATCCTCAGCTGATGATTGAAAGAGAAAATATCCATGGATCACTGCATAATTGTGTATTTTGTTTACAAGCTGCAGTAAAGGAATTTTCGAAAGCAAATCCGCTCACCATACACCAACTGCTCGATGAAAAATaattcataaagcctcagcattacatttttgCTGTTATATCCTAGACTcgggaaatgaatgctaata
This genomic window contains:
- the LOC140739557 gene encoding uncharacterized protein, which gives rise to MANVQGKKALQSLRLPFIVIICALNVVFGQIRYSIPEEMERGSIIGNVAEDLGLKTGTLHARRGRLASGRIEPYAELNLESGVLFVNERMDREQICGSISICTLSFQIVIENSPEMYRGELEIVDINDNSPIFPQSTVALKIVENIAPGSRFPLESALDPDVGTNAVTTYLISPNEHFSLKVENAEEGIKIAELLLEKSLDRERQASFQLVLTAVDGGIPRKSGTTQVVITVLDSNDNAPIFDRKIYKASLPENTSKGSPVVTVHASDADEGLNAEVTYSFSNRASKKVQELFRLEPRTGEIRVLGDLDFEEANSYTVDVQAVDSGSPAIAGHSKVLIRITDVNDNDPEIEVDLVTTKVAETAVRGTVVAVINVHDRDSGVNGEVHCKIAPHIPFKLQASSGDHYKLITSDSLDRENTALYNIAIFAWDSGSPPRSTNKTIQIWVSDVNDNAPRFAQSSYTVYVMENNAPGAFIFAAAAVDPDLDQNSYVSYSFVESLIQDLPVSRYLNINSVNGTIYALRSFDYENIKTFQVYVQARDAGVPPLSSTATMNVIILDQNDNAPVIVSPSAESGSAAVEFVTHSVGQGYLVTKIMATDADSGQNARLSYQVQRSTNSNLFNIGQSSGEIRTARNILESDATTQTLVIVVKDNGQPSLSSTITILLTVTDNITERSIENSNFVAKPEDFSDLNLYLIVTFGCTSALFLVTIILLIGIKCNMNRNVSQDCNSPSCCYRLENSNDNFHLRPQVKESLNDSRANSLVYVPENRHYSVCLSPESAKTDFLFLKPCNPPISHAYGTMASKSILSITVIAHSIIVCVPDQIPGQFRYSIPEEMVEGTIVGNIAQDLGWNVPILSARKFRLSSNDGDRYMKVSLDNGLLSICERIDRERICGQVDLCTIPLEIMLENPLEMYRGEVEILDVNDNSPTFRDTHIALQMSEAIPPGVRFRLKSAEDADTGMNTIANYTISSSEYFSLKTRRTEEDIIIAELLLEKPLDRELQSSFQLVLTAVDGGSPQRTGTAQILITVLDINDNPPVFEHDVYRGTITENAPQDTVVLTVKAHDLDEGLNAELTYSFSDVITLRRMRDLFSLDPKTGEIRVKGLLDFEKSNSYSLDIQAVDHGSPALTGHSKVLIKVTDVNDNAPEIKVTSDTNQISENATPGNVITFVDIIDRDSGKNGQVRCEIAQNVPFMLQRSSNHYKLITSGTLDRETMSDYKILISAWDLGSPSLSANVTIHIVVTDINDNAPSFAELPYNFYVTENNSPGASIFAVTASDPDLEQNSYVSYSILGNYIQNLPVSTYLNVNSINGTIYALRSFDYEELKSFQIHVQARDAGVPPLSSIATVNVIILDQNDNAPVIVSPSEHVGSSAVETLPQSAAQGYLVTKILATDADSGQNGRLFYQMVNATDPSLFIIDQTSGEIRTTRKILESDRNTQTLVILVKDNGQPSLSSTVTLHITILQNSTETPTKRSNLVRNSESLSDLHLYLLVIFSCTSIVFLLIIIVLFGIKCKQDRDNPKQYTSPSYYYKRGDIQDTFNRRSAMAETLRYPGTDQVVHVPGLPQYSVCLSPESAKSDFLFLKPCGPAISQAQC